The Haloferax volcanii DS2 DNA segment GAGACCGTCTTCGTCGCCGCGACCAGCGGCTACGCCGTCGTCGACATCTCCGCGCCCGAGCGCCAGGAACTCCTCGCCGAGCGCCGAGACCCGCTTTCGGACCGCGAAGACGGCCCCTTCCGCGGCCTCTACGACGCGAAACTCGACGGGGACACCCTGCTGGTCGTCGGCCCGGCCAACCCGATTCCGGGCGCGCCGGCGGGCGTCCTCGTCGTCGACGTGTCCGACCCCGCGACCCCCGAGGAAATCGCGTTCCACGAGACGGAGTTCCCCATTCACAACTGCTTCGCCGCCGACGGGCGGGCGTATCTGACCGCCAACGACGGCGACCGAAATCCGCTCGTCGTCCTCGACATCGACTCCGGCGACGAACTCGGCCGCTGGTCGGTCGTCGACGCCGACGACCGCTGGGCCGACGTACCGCCCTCGATGCGGTCCGTCCACGACGTGTGGGTTCACGACCGCGTCGCGCACGTCGCTCTCTGGGACGCCGGGACGTGGCTCGTCGACCTCTCGGACCCCGCGTCGCCGTGGGTCCTCGGGGCAGTCTCTCCCGGAGACCCCGAGGAAATCGCCGCGTTAACCCCTCGCGGCCGCAACCGCGAGCGGCGGACGCCGCCCGGTAACCACCACTACGTCGCCACCGACGACGCCGGCGACCTCCTCGGCGTCGGCGTCGAGTCGTGGGCAATCGAGGTCGACCGCGACGACGGGACGACCGAGCTCGTCGGCGGGCCGAGCGGCGTCGAACTCTGGGACGTGACTGACCCCGCGAATCCCGAGCGGCGCTCGACCATCGAGCCGCCGGCCAGCCCGGACCCGACGCTCGGCGGCGTCTGGACCACGGCGCACAACTTCGACTTCCGCGACGACAGGCTCTACACCTCGTGGTACCGCGGCGGCGTCAAGCGCCACGACGTGTCGGACCCGACCGACCCCGTCGAACTCGCCTGGTGGCGCGACCCCGAGCGCGCGAGCTTCTGGACCGCGCAGTACGCCTACCCGTTCGCCGACGAGGGCGTCTTCGTCGCGTCGAGCCGCGGCGTCGGCGACGCGTCGCCCGCGCTCTACACGTTCCCCGACCACGCCGGCGACCAGCGCGACCCGCCGACGCTCCGGGCGGAGCCGACCACCGAACCTCTCGTCAACACGCCGACGCCGACGCCGTCCCCGTCCGGAAACGAGACGGCTGCGTCGGCGTCCGAAACCGAATCGTCGACCTCGACGACCGACGCGCCGGGGTTCGGACTCGGCGTCGGCGCGGCGGCGCTCGGCGTCGCCGGTTGGCTGGTCCGCGTCACGAGCGGCGCGACTGAGAGCGACCGACGCTCGCGCCCGAGAGCGTCGACGGGAACACCGCACCGCGTGGTTCCCGCGTCGAATCTATCACGAACGACCGAGATAGCCTTTCTCTCGCCGGCCGGCGCGTCGGGAGAACCGTTTCATTCTAATCCGTGGGGTTCGAAGCATCGGAGTATGAGCGACGAGTCGGAGAGCCTCAAAGAGCGCGTCGAGACGTGGATGGTCGGTCAGATGCCGATTATCCAGATGCACGGCGGCAACAGCGTCGTGCGCAAGGCCGATGCGGAATCGGGGGAAGTCGTCGTCGAACTCGGGGGTGCGTGCGCCGGGTGCGGCATCTCGAACATCACCGCCCAGAACATCCAGTCGGACCTCATCATGACGTTCGACGAAATCACCGACGTGCAGGTCAAGGTCCCCAGTTCCGGCGACCACGGCAGCAGCACCGTCGAGGGCGGCCGCGGCGGCGAACTCCAGTACGGCGACGAGGGACCGGGGCACTTCTAACCCACCTTTTTTCGCGGGATCCTCGGCAACGTCGTTGCCTCGAACCCCGCCAAAAAATCTGGACCAAAAAAGGCGGCTACTCCCTCCGGTCGTAGCCGTACGGTTCCCTCCAACACTCGCACCCTGTTCCGCGGTTCTCAGTACGTATTTTCGACGACTCCCGCCACCACGACGTCTGAGTCCTCCCCGGCAACGACGACTGACCGTCTTCCGGAGTTGCGACGCCTACCCCGACAGCGCCGACTCCAGACTCGACGCCACCGACCGCGCCTTCTCGGCCAGTTCCTCGGAGATGTGGCCGGCCTCGACGGCCTCGTCGAGTTCGTCGTCGTCGACCCGCTCGACCGTCCCGTCGGCGTGTTTCACCACGTCCACGTGGAGGTCGACGTACCGAATCTGGTCGGGGAAGCACTCGACGGGCGTGCAGATGTTGACGTAGGTCCCCTTGACACCGCCGTCGGCGTCGCGGTACACCGTCGGGTACCACCAGCGCCCCTCGCGGAACTTCGTGACCGCCACGTCCCCGGACTCGCGGTCGACGCCGAGGGCGTCGTAGGTACCGCCGCCGGTCATGCCGCGCCGGAGTTCCACCGTTCCCTCGGGGTCGCGGTCCGTCACCTCGCCGGAGCCGAGCGTGATGAGCCGACCGTCCGGCTTCCCGTGGCCGATTTCCACGTCGTCGCCTTCCAGCGGGCCGAACTGCGCGGTCACCACACCGAAGGGGAACTCGCCGTCGCCGACCGACTCGCAGAGCGCCTCCGCGAGGTCGACGCCGGCGGAGGCCTTCTGCGAGGCGGCCTTCGTCCGGTGGTGGC contains these protein-coding regions:
- a CDS encoding NifU family protein, with protein sequence MSDESESLKERVETWMVGQMPIIQMHGGNSVVRKADAESGEVVVELGGACAGCGISNITAQNIQSDLIMTFDEITDVQVKVPSSGDHGSSTVEGGRGGELQYGDEGPGHF